In Calliopsis andreniformis isolate RMS-2024a chromosome 8, iyCalAndr_principal, whole genome shotgun sequence, one DNA window encodes the following:
- the LOC143182523 gene encoding uncharacterized protein LOC143182523 isoform X1 produces the protein MPKCIAKGCHNRSGRKSNKQLALEESIKITFHRFPQCIINRQLWLTSLGFRESSVHQATSLCFLHFKHEDFDKSSLSCVRLKPHAVSYVQGRRKEKFNYPQLPNKGSSFSFLPVLFKQEMEDKSDVSTLRSYKVQEVEISLSTQCIKSSQFDGKTQRHPVYTSSCQRNAEQVLRDHSYSLRDSRSERQT, from the exons ATGCCAAAGTGCATTGCGAAGGGCTGTCACAACCGAAGTGGTCGTAAAAGTAATAAGCAGCTAGCTTTGGAGGAATCGATAAAAATTACCTTCCATAg GTTTCCACAGtgcattatcaatcgtcaattatggcTCACTAGTTTAGGTTTTCGAGAATCATCTGTACACCAAGCTACATCATTGTGCTTCTTGCATTTTAAACATGAAGATTTTGATAAGTCTTCCTTATCATGTGTAAGGCTTAAACCACATGCAGTATCTTAC GTACAAggtagaagaaaagaaaaatttaaCTATCCACAATTACCTAATAAAGGGAGCTCATTTTCTTTT TTACCTGTGCTATTCAAACAGGAAATGGAAGATAAATCAGATGTTTCTACTCTACGATCATATAAAGTGCAGGAAGTGGAAATTTCGTTGAGTACCCAATGC ATTAAGTCTTCGCAGTTTGACGGGAAAACTCAGaggcaccctgtatat ACATCATCATGTCAAAGAAATGCAGAGCAAGTGTTAAGAGACCATTCGTATTCTTTGAGGGATTCAAGAAGTGAAAGGCAAACATAA
- the LOC143182523 gene encoding uncharacterized protein LOC143182523 isoform X3 → MPKCIAKGCHNRSGRKSNKQLALEESIKITFHRFPQCIINRQLWLTSLGFRESSVHQATSLCFLHFKHEDFDKSSLSCVRLKPHAVSYLPVLFKQEMEDKSDVSTLRSYKVQEVEISLSTQCIKSSQFDGKTQRHPVYTSSCQRNAEQVLRDHSYSLRDSRSERQT, encoded by the exons ATGCCAAAGTGCATTGCGAAGGGCTGTCACAACCGAAGTGGTCGTAAAAGTAATAAGCAGCTAGCTTTGGAGGAATCGATAAAAATTACCTTCCATAg GTTTCCACAGtgcattatcaatcgtcaattatggcTCACTAGTTTAGGTTTTCGAGAATCATCTGTACACCAAGCTACATCATTGTGCTTCTTGCATTTTAAACATGAAGATTTTGATAAGTCTTCCTTATCATGTGTAAGGCTTAAACCACATGCAGTATCTTAC TTACCTGTGCTATTCAAACAGGAAATGGAAGATAAATCAGATGTTTCTACTCTACGATCATATAAAGTGCAGGAAGTGGAAATTTCGTTGAGTACCCAATGC ATTAAGTCTTCGCAGTTTGACGGGAAAACTCAGaggcaccctgtatat ACATCATCATGTCAAAGAAATGCAGAGCAAGTGTTAAGAGACCATTCGTATTCTTTGAGGGATTCAAGAAGTGAAAGGCAAACATAA
- the LOC143182523 gene encoding uncharacterized protein LOC143182523 isoform X4 — protein sequence MPKCIAKGCHNRSGRKSNKQLALEESIKITFHRFPQCIINRQLWLTSLGFRESSVHQATSLCFLHFKHEDFDKSSLSCVRLKPHAVSYEMEDKSDVSTLRSYKVQEVEISLSTQCIKSSQFDGKTQRHPVYTSSCQRNAEQVLRDHSYSLRDSRSERQT from the exons ATGCCAAAGTGCATTGCGAAGGGCTGTCACAACCGAAGTGGTCGTAAAAGTAATAAGCAGCTAGCTTTGGAGGAATCGATAAAAATTACCTTCCATAg GTTTCCACAGtgcattatcaatcgtcaattatggcTCACTAGTTTAGGTTTTCGAGAATCATCTGTACACCAAGCTACATCATTGTGCTTCTTGCATTTTAAACATGAAGATTTTGATAAGTCTTCCTTATCATGTGTAAGGCTTAAACCACATGCAGTATCTTAC GAAATGGAAGATAAATCAGATGTTTCTACTCTACGATCATATAAAGTGCAGGAAGTGGAAATTTCGTTGAGTACCCAATGC ATTAAGTCTTCGCAGTTTGACGGGAAAACTCAGaggcaccctgtatat ACATCATCATGTCAAAGAAATGCAGAGCAAGTGTTAAGAGACCATTCGTATTCTTTGAGGGATTCAAGAAGTGAAAGGCAAACATAA
- the LOC143182523 gene encoding uncharacterized protein LOC143182523 isoform X2 — translation MPKCIAKGCHNRSGRKSNKQLALEESIKITFHRFPQCIINRQLWLTSLGFRESSVHQATSLCFLHFKHEDFDKSSLSCVRLKPHAVSYVQGRRKEKFNYPQLPNKGSSFSFLPVLFKQEMEDKSDVSTLRSYKVQEVEISLSTQCTSSCQRNAEQVLRDHSYSLRDSRSERQT, via the exons ATGCCAAAGTGCATTGCGAAGGGCTGTCACAACCGAAGTGGTCGTAAAAGTAATAAGCAGCTAGCTTTGGAGGAATCGATAAAAATTACCTTCCATAg GTTTCCACAGtgcattatcaatcgtcaattatggcTCACTAGTTTAGGTTTTCGAGAATCATCTGTACACCAAGCTACATCATTGTGCTTCTTGCATTTTAAACATGAAGATTTTGATAAGTCTTCCTTATCATGTGTAAGGCTTAAACCACATGCAGTATCTTAC GTACAAggtagaagaaaagaaaaatttaaCTATCCACAATTACCTAATAAAGGGAGCTCATTTTCTTTT TTACCTGTGCTATTCAAACAGGAAATGGAAGATAAATCAGATGTTTCTACTCTACGATCATATAAAGTGCAGGAAGTGGAAATTTCGTTGAGTACCCAATGC ACATCATCATGTCAAAGAAATGCAGAGCAAGTGTTAAGAGACCATTCGTATTCTTTGAGGGATTCAAGAAGTGAAAGGCAAACATAA